Proteins from a genomic interval of Euwallacea fornicatus isolate EFF26 chromosome 39, ASM4011564v1, whole genome shotgun sequence:
- the mRpS18B gene encoding small ribosomal subunit protein mS40, with amino-acid sequence MFSRTLMLNNVLSNLFRRRPLSLTSIYSQEDTESSRVETRELTNDRTQVIPVETSIRYLKSAAFKQTYGDEPVWIPYRRNHKGALPPKKTRKTCIRGGKISTGSPCPICRDEYLVLHEENIELLKHFISPHTGGILWYNKTGLCRKRQEQLEICIRRAYDKGLLTYDVPFRKYDYSQYHPKKLQ; translated from the coding sequence atgttCTCCAGGACATTAATGTTAAATAACGTTCTTTCAAACTTGTTTCGCAGAAGACCTTTAAGCCTCACCTCCATATATTCGCAGGAAGATACTGAATCATCTCGTGTAGAGACTCGTGAACTCACGAATGATCGTACCCAAGTAATCCCCGTGGAAACTAGCAttcgttatttaaaaagtgcTGCATTCAAACAAACCTACGGAGACGAGCCCGTTTGGATTCCATATAGGAGGAATCATAAAGGAGCCTTGCCTCCAAAAAAGACTCGAAAAACCTGCATAAGAGGAGGCAAAATTTCAACTGGTAGTCCTTGCCCTATTTGCCGTGACGAGTACCTTGTTTTACATGAAGAGAATATTGAATTACTTAAACATTTCATTTCACCACACACTGGAGGGATATTATGGTATAATAAGACAGGGCTTTGCAGAAAACGTCAAGAACAATTAGAAATTTGCATTAGAAGAGCTTATGATAAGGGATTATTAACCTACGACGTGCCTTTTCGCAAGTACGACTATTCCCAATATCACCCAAAGAAGCTACAATGA
- the Pyroxd1 gene encoding pyridine nucleotide-disulfide oxidoreductase domain-containing protein 1: MKAVFVIVGGGIAGVSCAETLAYLQPEKSIILLSESTLIKTVTNLHAITKTIVSFDIEETSGSSLSDKHKNVTVVHDTIIEVKDNQYFIITKSGLNIRYSYLCLCMGAEPKLIPQSLELPNYIIGIRDTDSVEIFIDKLKNCRKILVVGNGGIASEIVYKIINTKVEWVIRDNHISATFIDPGAAEFFQDMFKKDGALTEITSKRMRYQEEDTLTSGAALGPDWYKNLLMSGNSKKDVYIHYNCEVASVLLVQDQEYPLEVSLNNGQKIFCDLIVSATGVTPRTKFQTAKKLDLALDEGIKVDQYMKTNLDNIYAAGDICSANWDLAKHWFQMKLWTQARQMGWYAAKCMSGDLNKEQILQDFCFEIFTHSTKLFGYKVILLGLYNGQTLDNNYEVLLRTTKGMEYIKLVIQDHKLQGAVLIGETDLEEMCENLILNQINLEPYGDDILNPNIDIEDYFD; the protein is encoded by the coding sequence ATGAAGGCAGTTTTTGTAATAGTTGGTGGGGGAATTGCAGGGGTTTCATGTGCTGAAACTCTTGCATATCTTCAACCTGAAAAATCCATTATTCTGTTGAGTGAGTctactttaataaaaacagttACAAATTTACATGCCATCACAAAAACAATAGTTTCCTTTGATATAGAAGAAACTTCTGGTAGTAGCCTTAGTGATAAGCATAAAAATGTCACTGTGGTGCATGATACCATAATTGAAGTGAAGGATAaccaatattttataataacaaaaagtgGCTTAAATATAAGATATAGTTACTTGTGTCTTTGCATGGGTGCAGAACCCAAGCTAATTCCTCAGTCGTTGGAACTTCCAAACTATATCATTGGCATAAGAGATACAGATTCTGTAGAAATATTcatagataaattaaaaaattgcaggaAAATTTTGGTAGTTGGTAATGGAGGGATTGCTTCAGAGATtgtatacaaaataataaataccaaAGTTGAATGGGTTATTAGGGATAATCACATATCTGCAACTTTCATAGATCCTGGAGCTGCAGAATTCTTCCAAGATATGTTCAAAAAAGATGGAGCCCTAACTGAGATTACCAGTAAGAGAATGCGATATCAAGAAGAGGATACTCTCACATCAGGAGCTGCTCTTGGGCCAGATTGgtacaaaaatttactaatgTCTGGCAACTCTAAAAAAGATGTTTATATACATTATAATTGTGAAGTTGCTTCAGTTTTGTTAGTACAAGACCAAGAGTACCCTTTGGAAGTTTCTTTGAACAATggccaaaaaattttttgtgatttaaTAGTATCTGCAACAGGGGTTACTCCAAGAACAAAATTCCAAACTGCAAAGAAACTTGATCTTGCCTTGGATGAAGGGATTAAAGTGGACCAATACATGAAAACTAATCTGGACAACATTTATGCTGCTGGAGATATCTGCAGTGCTAACTGGGATTTAGCTAAACATTGgtttcaaatgaaactgtGGACTCAGGCCAGGCAAATGGGCTGGTATGCAGCCAAATGCATGTCAGGAGATTTAAATAAGGAACAAATCCTGCAAGATTTCTGCTTTGAGATCTTCACACATTCAACCAAGCTGTTTGGGTACAAGGTGATTTTGCTGGGACTTTACAATGGACAGACATTAGACAATAACTATGAAGTGCTACTGAGAACTACAAAAGGAATGGAGTATATTAAATTGGTTATTCAGGATCACAAGTTGCAGGGTGCCGTTCTGATTGGAGAAACAGATTTGGAAGAAATGTGTGAAAACCTCATTTTGAATCAGATTAATTTAGAGCCATATGGAGATGACATTTTAAACCCTAATATTGATATAGAGGACTATTTTGATTAG
- the RpL35 gene encoding large ribosomal subunit protein uL29, whose amino-acid sequence MGKVKCSELRNKDKKELTKQLEDLKKELTSLRVAKVTGGAPSKLSKIRVVRKAIARVYIVMHQKQKENLRKLYKNKKYKPLDLRPKKTRAIRRALSSHESKIKTPKEIRKLSAFPPRKFALKA is encoded by the exons ATG GGTAAGGTAAAGTGCTCGGAGTTGCgaaacaaagacaaaaaagagCTGACCAAACAGCTCGAAGACTTGAAGAAAGAGCTGACAAGTCTGAGAGTGGCCAAGGTCACTGGTGGGGCTCCTTCTAAGCTCTCAAAGAT ACGAGTTGTAAGGAAAGCTATTGCCCGTGTGTATATTGTTATGCACCAAAAGCAAAAGGAGAACTTAAGGAAGCTCTATAAAAATAAGAAGTACAAACCTTTGGACTTGAGGCCCAAGAAGACCCGCGCCATCCGTCGTGCACTCTCATCACATGAGAGCAAAATCAAGACTCCTAAGGAAATCAGAAAATTGTCAGCCTTCCCACCACGAAAATTTGCACTTAAGgcttaa